The Halobacterium litoreum genome includes a region encoding these proteins:
- the secY gene encoding preprotein translocase subunit SecY: MGWKEAAAPVLTRMPAVQRPEGHVPFRRKMYWTAGVLILYFFLTNVTLWGLAGGDDFFGQFRSLLAGGQGTVLQLGIGPIVTASIVLQLLGGANLLGLDTNDPRDQAIYQGLQKFLVLVMIVLTGLPMVFLGNFLQPSSALASSLGVGLFGVRVLLFAQIAAGGLLLLFMDEVISKWGVGSGIGLFIVAGVSQRLVGGLFYWEGGVGNQGLIPTWFDIAIGNVTNIPPLLSGDGVSYLLMQAGILGLITTVFIYVVVVYAESVRVEIPLSHARVKGARGRFPVKLIYASVLPMILVRALQANIQFLGQILNNTINMPAWLGVYANGQPVSGFFYYLAPIYNRQAWMWWTAGTSAEPWQVLIRVAVDLTFMIIGGAIFAIFWVETADMGPEATAKQIQNSGMQIPGFRKNLGVIEKVMERYIPQVTVIGGALVGLLAVMANMLGTIGDVTGTGLLLTISITYKLYEEIAEEQMMEMHPMMRDMFGGGD; this comes from the coding sequence ATGGGATGGAAGGAGGCTGCTGCGCCGGTCCTCACGCGGATGCCCGCAGTGCAGCGTCCGGAGGGGCACGTGCCGTTCCGTCGGAAGATGTACTGGACGGCCGGCGTCCTGATTCTGTACTTCTTCCTGACGAACGTCACGCTCTGGGGGCTGGCCGGGGGCGACGACTTCTTCGGACAGTTCCGGAGTCTGCTCGCCGGCGGTCAGGGGACGGTACTCCAGTTGGGTATCGGTCCGATCGTCACGGCGAGCATCGTGTTGCAGTTGCTCGGCGGCGCGAACCTGCTGGGGCTGGACACCAACGACCCGCGTGATCAGGCCATCTACCAGGGTCTCCAGAAGTTCCTGGTGTTGGTGATGATCGTGCTGACCGGGCTGCCGATGGTGTTCCTCGGCAACTTCCTCCAGCCGAGTTCGGCGCTCGCGTCGAGTCTGGGCGTCGGCCTGTTCGGCGTCCGGGTGCTGTTGTTCGCCCAGATAGCCGCCGGTGGCCTCCTCCTGTTGTTCATGGACGAGGTCATCTCGAAGTGGGGCGTCGGCTCCGGTATCGGCCTCTTCATCGTGGCCGGCGTGAGCCAGCGGCTCGTCGGTGGCCTGTTCTACTGGGAGGGCGGCGTCGGCAATCAGGGCTTGATTCCGACGTGGTTCGACATCGCCATCGGGAACGTCACGAACATCCCGCCGCTGCTGTCGGGCGACGGCGTGAGTTATCTGTTGATGCAGGCCGGAATCCTCGGGCTCATCACGACCGTGTTCATCTACGTCGTGGTCGTGTACGCAGAGAGCGTACGCGTCGAGATTCCGCTGTCTCACGCTCGCGTGAAGGGCGCTCGGGGCCGCTTCCCGGTGAAGCTCATCTACGCGAGTGTGTTGCCCATGATTCTCGTTCGCGCGCTGCAGGCGAACATCCAGTTCCTCGGGCAGATTCTGAACAACACCATCAACATGCCGGCGTGGCTCGGCGTGTACGCGAACGGCCAACCCGTCAGCGGGTTCTTCTACTACCTCGCGCCGATCTACAATCGGCAGGCGTGGATGTGGTGGACGGCCGGGACGTCGGCCGAGCCGTGGCAGGTGTTGATTCGGGTGGCCGTCGACCTGACGTTCATGATCATCGGCGGTGCCATCTTCGCGATCTTCTGGGTCGAGACTGCGGACATGGGCCCGGAGGCGACCGCGAAACAGATTCAGAATTCGGGGATGCAGATTCCCGGGTTCCGGAAGAACCTCGGCGTCATCGAGAAGGTGATGGAGCGGTACATCCCGCAGGTCACCGTAATCGGTGGCGCGCTGGTCGGCTTGCTCGCCGTGATGGCGAACATGCTCGGCACCATCGGTGACGTCACCGGAACGGGTCTGTTGCTCACGATCTCAATCACGTACAAACTGTACGAGGAGATCGCCGAGGAGCAGATGATGGAGATGCACCCGATGATGCGGGACATGTTCGGCGGCGGCGACTGA
- a CDS encoding uL15m family ribosomal protein, whose translation MTSKKRRQRGSRTHGGGSHKNRRGAGHRGGRGRAGRKKHEQHNYEDVGKSGFKRPEKTEEDVREVSVQKLDEDIALLVADGVAEETDFGYRVDARDVAEDGWDADVVKVLGGGQVYEQLEVTADAFSAGAVELIEGEGGDAVVSERAEEDSEE comes from the coding sequence ATGACGAGCAAGAAACGACGACAGCGCGGTTCGCGCACGCACGGCGGCGGTTCCCACAAGAACCGTCGCGGCGCCGGTCACCGCGGCGGTCGCGGACGCGCCGGTCGCAAGAAGCACGAACAGCACAACTACGAGGACGTCGGCAAGTCCGGGTTCAAGCGCCCGGAGAAGACCGAGGAGGACGTCCGCGAGGTGTCCGTCCAGAAGCTCGACGAGGACATCGCGCTCCTCGTCGCGGACGGCGTCGCGGAGGAGACCGACTTCGGGTACCGCGTCGACGCCCGTGACGTCGCCGAGGACGGCTGGGACGCCGACGTGGTGAAGGTGCTCGGTGGCGGACAGGTGTACGAACAACTCGAAGTCACGGCGGACGCGTTCTCCGCGGGCGCCGTGGAGCTCATCGAGGGCGAGGGCGGGGACGCCGTCGTCTCCGAGCGAGCCGAAGAGGACAGCGAGGAGTAA
- the rpmD gene encoding 50S ribosomal protein L30 → MKAVVQVRGEVNMSEDVSDTLEMLNIHSVNHCALVPETDTYSGMVAKVNDYVAFGEPSEDVLTELVERRAEPLEGSADVDDEWVAENTEYSDVADLVGALLDDETTLRDAGLAPVLRLHPPRGGHDGIKQPVSEKGELGKHTTEEIDSLLTDMR, encoded by the coding sequence ATGAAGGCGGTCGTTCAGGTTCGCGGCGAAGTGAACATGAGCGAGGACGTCTCGGACACGCTGGAGATGCTGAACATCCACAGCGTGAACCACTGCGCGCTCGTCCCGGAGACGGACACGTACTCCGGGATGGTCGCGAAGGTCAACGACTACGTCGCGTTCGGCGAGCCGAGCGAGGACGTGTTGACCGAACTCGTCGAGCGTCGCGCCGAACCCCTCGAGGGGTCCGCGGACGTCGACGATGAGTGGGTCGCCGAGAACACCGAGTACAGCGACGTCGCCGACCTCGTCGGCGCGCTGCTCGACGACGAGACGACGCTCCGCGACGCGGGCCTCGCGCCCGTGCTCCGCCTGCACCCGCCGCGTGGCGGTCACGACGGCATCAAGCAGCCGGTCAGCGAGAAGGGCGAACTCGGCAAACACACCACCGAGGAGATCGACAGTCTCCTCACCGACATGCGCTAA
- a CDS encoding 30S ribosomal protein S5, whose product MSYDDTWQPKTRLGRLVQDGEIEDMSAALESGLPLKEPEIVDHLIPGMEDEVLDINMVQRMTDSGRRVKFRCVVAIGNRDGYVGYAEGRDDQVGGAIQKAIEVAKLNIIDVSRGCGSWECGCGRPHTVALRSTGKAGSVEVELIPAPRGLGLAGGETVRNVLELAGIDDIWTRSSGKTRTTVNFAKATFNALRNTAEARVPQHAREEREVIE is encoded by the coding sequence ATGAGCTACGACGACACCTGGCAACCGAAGACGCGCCTGGGTCGCCTCGTTCAGGACGGCGAGATCGAAGACATGTCCGCCGCCCTCGAGAGCGGACTCCCGCTGAAGGAGCCGGAGATCGTCGACCACCTCATTCCGGGGATGGAAGACGAGGTTCTGGACATCAACATGGTCCAGCGCATGACCGACTCCGGTCGACGCGTGAAGTTCCGCTGCGTCGTCGCCATCGGCAACCGCGACGGCTACGTGGGGTACGCCGAAGGTCGCGACGACCAGGTCGGCGGCGCCATCCAGAAGGCGATCGAGGTAGCGAAACTGAACATCATCGACGTGTCCCGCGGCTGTGGGTCGTGGGAGTGTGGCTGTGGGCGACCCCACACCGTCGCGCTCCGTTCGACCGGCAAGGCGGGCAGCGTCGAGGTAGAACTGATTCCCGCGCCGCGCGGCCTCGGCCTCGCGGGCGGCGAGACGGTCCGGAACGTGCTCGAACTCGCGGGCATCGACGACATCTGGACGCGCTCCTCGGGGAAGACCCGGACGACCGTGAACTTCGCGAAGGCGACGTTCAACGCGCTCCGGAACACCGCGGAGGCCCGCGTCCCCCAGCACGCTCGGGAAGAGCGTGAGGTGATCGAGTGA
- a CDS encoding 50S ribosomal protein L18, whose protein sequence is MATGPRYKVPMRRRREVRTDYHQRLRLLKSGKPRLVARKSNKHVTAQLVATGADGDETIASAHSSDLAEYGWDAPTGNLPSAYLTGLLAGQRAVEAGAEEAVLDIGLNTATPGSKVFAVQEGAIDAGLDIPHNDSVLADWSRTRGEHIAEYAEQLDDPLYSGEFDATELPEHFDETREAIMED, encoded by the coding sequence ATGGCGACAGGACCACGATACAAGGTTCCGATGCGGCGACGCCGCGAGGTCCGGACTGACTACCATCAGAGGTTGCGCCTCCTGAAGTCAGGGAAACCTCGGCTCGTTGCCCGGAAGAGCAACAAGCACGTCACGGCGCAGCTGGTCGCGACCGGAGCCGACGGCGACGAGACTATCGCGAGCGCACACTCCAGTGACTTGGCCGAGTACGGCTGGGACGCCCCGACGGGCAACCTCCCGAGCGCGTACCTCACCGGCCTGCTCGCTGGACAGCGCGCAGTCGAAGCGGGCGCGGAGGAGGCCGTCCTCGACATCGGCCTCAACACCGCGACGCCCGGTTCGAAGGTGTTCGCAGTGCAGGAGGGGGCCATCGACGCCGGCCTCGACATCCCGCACAACGACTCGGTCCTCGCGGACTGGTCGCGCACGCGCGGCGAACACATCGCGGAGTACGCAGAGCAACTCGACGACCCGCTGTACAGCGGCGAGTTCGACGCAACGGAGCTTCCCGAGCACTTCGACGAGACGCGGGAAGCCATCATGGAGGACTAA
- a CDS encoding 50S ribosomal protein L19e encodes MSDLSAQKRLAADVLDVGENRVWFDPEAQGDIAEAITREDIRELVDEGTIQAEDARGNSRGRARERDQKRSYGHQKGAGNRKGKAGARQDDKESYQARIRAQRRTLRELRDEGELSPSEYRELYNMANGGEFDSVRRLKNYIAENYGDS; translated from the coding sequence ATGAGTGACTTGAGCGCACAGAAGCGGCTCGCGGCCGACGTCCTCGACGTCGGCGAGAACCGCGTCTGGTTCGACCCCGAGGCCCAGGGCGACATCGCGGAAGCGATTACCCGAGAGGACATCCGCGAGCTCGTCGACGAGGGCACGATTCAGGCAGAGGACGCGCGCGGTAACTCCCGCGGTCGCGCACGAGAGCGCGACCAGAAGCGGTCGTACGGCCACCAGAAGGGTGCCGGCAACCGCAAGGGGAAGGCGGGCGCCCGGCAGGACGACAAGGAGTCCTACCAGGCCCGCATCCGAGCGCAGCGACGGACGCTCCGCGAACTCCGCGACGAGGGCGAGCTCTCGCCCAGCGAGTACCGCGAGCTGTACAACATGGCCAACGGTGGCGAGTTCGACAGCGTCCGACGCCTCAAGAACTACATCGCGGAAAACTACGGTGACAGCTAA
- a CDS encoding 50S ribosomal protein L32e, translated as MADEEPQELEDISGVGPSKAEALRDAGYESVEDVKAASQSELADVDGIGNALAARVKADVGGLEVEDETEAEVEEAEPEETEDEEAEEDVETELRPRGLTEKTPDLSDEEERLLQKRRRVGKPQFNRQDYHKKKRTPKSWRRPKGTLSKQRRGIKGKGDTVEAGFRTPKAVRGKHPSGFEEVRVHNADDLDDIDPDTEAARIASKVGARKRERIEEQAESDGIRVLNPTYVEVEVEDNE; from the coding sequence ATGGCAGACGAAGAACCCCAGGAACTCGAGGACATCTCGGGCGTCGGCCCGTCGAAGGCGGAAGCGCTCCGCGACGCCGGCTACGAATCCGTCGAGGACGTGAAGGCAGCGAGCCAGAGCGAACTCGCGGACGTCGACGGCATCGGGAACGCGCTCGCGGCCCGCGTGAAGGCCGACGTCGGCGGTCTCGAAGTCGAAGACGAGACCGAGGCGGAGGTCGAGGAGGCCGAACCCGAGGAGACCGAGGACGAAGAAGCCGAGGAGGACGTGGAGACGGAGCTCCGTCCCCGCGGCCTCACCGAGAAGACGCCCGACCTGAGCGACGAGGAGGAGCGGCTCCTCCAGAAGCGTCGCCGCGTCGGCAAACCTCAGTTCAATCGGCAGGACTACCACAAGAAAAAGCGCACCCCGAAGTCGTGGCGACGCCCGAAGGGCACGCTGTCGAAGCAGCGCCGCGGCATCAAGGGGAAGGGCGACACGGTCGAGGCCGGCTTCCGAACGCCGAAGGCGGTTCGGGGCAAGCACCCGAGCGGCTTCGAGGAGGTCCGCGTACACAACGCGGACGACCTCGACGACATCGACCCGGACACGGAGGCGGCCCGCATCGCCTCGAAGGTTGGCGCACGCAAGCGCGAGCGAATCGAGGAGCAGGCCGAGTCCGACGGCATCCGTGTTCTGAACCCGACGTACGTCGAAGTGGAGGTCGAAGACAATGAGTGA
- a CDS encoding 50S ribosomal protein L6: MQRIEIEIPDDVTAEVDHLDLTVDGPEGSVTRRLWFPDVKVTVEDGVVAIESEAEDAKTNATVGTFESHVNNMLHGVTEGWEYRLQVHYSHFPMQVDLEGDEVVIQNFLGEKAPRRTPVRGDTDVSIEEEEVVLSGPSIEDVGQTAADIEQLTRVTDKDTRVFQDGVYIVEKPTKGGA; this comes from the coding sequence ATGCAACGAATCGAAATCGAGATTCCGGACGACGTGACGGCCGAGGTCGACCACCTCGACCTCACCGTCGACGGCCCCGAGGGCTCCGTGACGCGACGCCTCTGGTTCCCCGACGTGAAAGTCACCGTCGAGGACGGCGTCGTCGCCATCGAGAGCGAAGCCGAGGACGCGAAGACGAACGCGACCGTCGGGACCTTCGAGAGCCACGTGAACAACATGCTTCACGGGGTCACCGAGGGCTGGGAGTACCGACTGCAGGTCCACTACTCTCACTTCCCGATGCAGGTCGACCTGGAGGGCGACGAAGTCGTCATCCAGAACTTCCTCGGCGAGAAGGCGCCGCGTCGCACGCCCGTTCGCGGCGACACGGACGTCAGCATCGAAGAGGAAGAGGTCGTCCTCAGCGGCCCGAGTATCGAGGACGTCGGCCAGACGGCGGCCGACATCGAACAGCTCACGCGCGTCACTGACAAGGACACTCGCGTGTTCCAGGACGGCGTGTACATCGTCGAGAAACCGACGAAGGGAGGTGCCTGA
- a CDS encoding 30S ribosomal protein S8: MTANDPLSDALSGLDNAESVGHLTHTVSPASNMVGSVLEVFYDRGYIDGFEFVDDGKAGEFEVELKGAINECGPVNPRYSVGADDFEQWEKRYLPARDYGALVVTTSHGIMSHYEAREEGVGGQVIAYVY, from the coding sequence ATGACTGCGAACGACCCCCTGTCCGACGCACTCTCCGGCCTCGACAACGCCGAGAGCGTCGGGCATCTCACGCACACGGTATCGCCCGCCTCCAACATGGTCGGCTCCGTGCTCGAGGTCTTCTACGACCGCGGGTACATCGACGGCTTCGAGTTCGTCGACGACGGGAAAGCCGGCGAGTTCGAGGTCGAACTGAAAGGTGCCATCAACGAGTGTGGCCCCGTGAACCCACGGTACTCCGTGGGCGCCGACGACTTCGAGCAGTGGGAGAAACGCTACCTCCCGGCTCGAGACTACGGCGCGCTCGTCGTCACGACGAGTCACGGAATCATGAGCCACTACGAGGCCCGCGAAGAGGGCGTCGGTGGCCAAGTCATCGCCTACGTATACTGA
- a CDS encoding 30S ribosomal protein S14 yields the protein MSETEQEHETETGQTHECRRCGRSQGLVGKYDIWLCRQCFREIARSMGFKKYS from the coding sequence ATGAGCGAGACGGAACAGGAACACGAGACAGAGACCGGCCAGACACACGAGTGTCGGCGCTGTGGCCGCAGTCAGGGCCTCGTCGGCAAGTACGACATCTGGCTGTGTCGACAGTGCTTCCGAGAGATCGCCCGTTCGATGGGCTTCAAGAAGTACAGCTAA
- a CDS encoding 50S ribosomal protein L5 yields the protein MSEADFHEMREPRIEKVVVHMGVGRGGVDLQNAEEILGEITGQDTVRTQATQTDPEFGIREGDPIGAKVTLRADDAEDFLDRALPLADLAERQFDKTGNVSFGVEEHTDFPSQEYDPNVGIYGLDVTVNLVRPGYRVAKRDQVTRQIPSNHRLNTEDAVAFLEANFDVEVNE from the coding sequence ATGAGTGAGGCGGACTTCCACGAGATGCGCGAACCGCGCATCGAGAAGGTCGTCGTCCACATGGGCGTCGGTCGCGGTGGGGTCGACCTCCAGAACGCCGAGGAGATTCTCGGCGAGATTACGGGTCAGGACACCGTCCGCACGCAGGCGACGCAGACCGACCCCGAGTTCGGCATCCGCGAGGGCGACCCGATCGGTGCGAAGGTCACCCTGCGGGCCGACGACGCGGAGGACTTCCTCGACCGCGCGCTCCCGCTCGCGGACCTCGCGGAGCGCCAGTTCGACAAGACCGGGAACGTGAGCTTCGGCGTCGAAGAACACACGGACTTCCCGAGTCAGGAGTACGACCCGAACGTCGGGATCTACGGGCTCGACGTGACCGTCAACCTCGTGCGCCCGGGCTACCGGGTCGCGAAGCGCGACCAGGTCACGCGACAGATTCCGTCGAACCACCGACTCAACACCGAGGACGCGGTGGCGTTCCTCGAAGCCAACTTCGACGTGGAGGTCAACGAATGA
- a CDS encoding 30S ribosomal protein S4e, producing MTRHQKRLSVPKSWPVERKTETFTAKAGAGPHGESGVPLVVVLRDVLGYVDDSSEAQYAINTDGVLVNGGSVGDVNRPIGMFDILAFPDRDEYYRVFPDEGGRLGLTQIDADSAGSKLNKVTDKTTVSGGRTQLNFHDGSNLIVEDDEYAGNDSVVVDNETNEVVAHFEYGEGALVTAVAGQHAGDIGEIAEISVQPGSADNTVRVETEDGEFETVEDYVVVIDENFVGGDDE from the coding sequence ATGACGCGACACCAGAAGCGACTCTCGGTACCGAAGTCCTGGCCGGTCGAGCGGAAGACGGAGACGTTCACCGCGAAGGCCGGGGCCGGTCCGCACGGCGAGTCGGGCGTTCCGCTCGTCGTCGTGCTCCGGGACGTGCTGGGCTACGTCGACGACTCGAGCGAGGCGCAGTACGCCATCAACACTGACGGCGTGCTCGTCAACGGCGGCTCGGTCGGCGACGTCAACCGCCCCATCGGGATGTTCGACATCCTGGCGTTCCCGGACCGCGACGAGTACTACCGGGTCTTCCCGGACGAGGGCGGCCGCCTCGGACTCACGCAGATCGACGCGGACTCGGCGGGTAGCAAGCTGAACAAAGTCACCGACAAGACCACCGTCTCCGGTGGGCGCACGCAGCTCAACTTCCACGACGGGTCGAACCTCATCGTGGAAGACGACGAGTACGCGGGGAACGACTCCGTCGTCGTCGACAACGAGACCAACGAGGTCGTCGCTCACTTCGAGTACGGCGAGGGCGCGCTCGTCACCGCGGTCGCCGGCCAGCACGCCGGCGACATCGGCGAAATCGCGGAGATTTCCGTCCAGCCGGGCAGCGCGGACAACACCGTCCGCGTGGAGACCGAGGACGGCGAGTTCGAGACCGTCGAGGACTACGTGGTCGTCATCGACGAGAACTTCGTCGGAGGTGACGACGAATGA
- the rplX gene encoding 50S ribosomal protein L24, whose protein sequence is MTEQPHKQRNRTENASLHERHDQVQAHLSEDLHEEYGKRSVRVNAGDTVEVMRGDYAGEEGEVAEVDLRDASVFVEDVVVEKSDGEEVLRPLDASNLRVTDLDLEDDVRAERLEADNE, encoded by the coding sequence ATGACTGAGCAACCACACAAACAGCGAAATCGCACGGAGAACGCGTCGCTGCACGAGCGCCACGACCAGGTGCAAGCGCACCTCTCGGAAGACCTCCACGAGGAGTACGGCAAGCGGAGCGTCCGCGTGAACGCCGGCGACACCGTGGAAGTCATGCGCGGCGACTACGCCGGCGAGGAAGGCGAAGTCGCGGAGGTCGACCTCCGCGACGCGTCGGTGTTCGTCGAGGACGTAGTCGTCGAGAAGTCGGACGGCGAGGAAGTGCTGCGTCCGCTGGACGCGAGCAACCTCCGCGTCACCGACCTCGACCTCGAAGACGACGTGCGAGCCGAGCGATTGGAGGCTGACAACGAATGA
- a CDS encoding 50S ribosomal protein L14: MEAIKADVTQGLEKGSLVTCADNTGARELKITSVHGYQGTKNRHPKAGLGDMVTVSVTKGTPEMRRQVLEAVIVRQRKSIRRPDGTRVKFEDNAAVIIDDLGEPRGTEIKGPISREVAERYGTIASTATMIV; this comes from the coding sequence ATGGAAGCCATCAAGGCCGACGTCACGCAGGGCTTGGAGAAGGGTTCGCTCGTCACGTGTGCCGACAACACGGGCGCTCGCGAACTCAAAATCACGAGCGTTCACGGGTACCAGGGAACGAAGAACCGCCACCCGAAGGCCGGGCTGGGCGACATGGTCACCGTCTCGGTGACCAAGGGCACGCCGGAGATGCGCCGCCAGGTACTGGAGGCTGTCATCGTCCGCCAGCGTAAGTCCATCCGTCGCCCGGACGGCACGCGCGTGAAGTTCGAGGACAACGCCGCCGTCATCATCGACGACCTCGGCGAGCCTCGCGGGACCGAGATCAAGGGCCCGATTTCGCGCGAAGTGGCCGAACGGTACGGTACCATCGCGAGTACCGCGACGATGATCGTATAG
- a CDS encoding 30S ribosomal protein S17: MALGLNVTEPEGTCSDENCPFHGSLSVRGQVLEGEVASTDMDKTIVVEREYDVFVPKYDRYMKRRSRVPAHAPECFDIEVGDTVSIAETRPLSKTKNHAVVEVTDGGDA; this comes from the coding sequence ATGGCGCTAGGACTGAACGTAACAGAACCGGAGGGTACGTGCTCCGACGAGAACTGTCCGTTCCACGGGAGTCTTTCCGTGCGCGGCCAGGTTCTCGAGGGTGAAGTTGCCTCCACCGACATGGACAAAACCATCGTCGTCGAGCGCGAATACGACGTATTCGTGCCGAAGTACGACCGCTACATGAAACGGCGGTCCCGAGTGCCGGCCCACGCGCCGGAGTGCTTCGACATCGAAGTCGGCGACACGGTTAGTATCGCAGAGACCCGACCGCTCTCGAAGACCAAGAACCACGCCGTCGTGGAAGTCACCGACGGAGGTGACGCCTGA
- a CDS encoding ribonuclease P protein component 1, whose translation MTLTPETLPRHELVGLHVRVVESTDQSRVGIEGRVVDETMQTLLVESHSTDSGVTQIPKRGARFEFELTDEAAVFRQTQSGGVSASNRHPAKETGTASKPAGGSGQTTGEGVAYVTVDGVALLSRPALRSETGVDSKWR comes from the coding sequence ATGACACTGACACCCGAGACGCTACCGCGACACGAACTCGTCGGCCTGCACGTGCGGGTCGTCGAGTCGACCGACCAGTCGCGGGTAGGCATCGAAGGTCGCGTCGTCGACGAGACGATGCAGACCCTGCTGGTCGAGTCACACTCGACCGACTCGGGTGTCACGCAGATACCCAAGCGAGGAGCGAGATTCGAGTTCGAACTCACAGATGAAGCTGCGGTCTTCCGTCAGACGCAGTCTGGCGGCGTGTCGGCTTCCAACCGACACCCCGCGAAGGAGACCGGGACCGCGTCCAAACCTGCAGGTGGCTCCGGCCAAACCACTGGCGAGGGCGTGGCCTACGTTACGGTGGATGGGGTCGCGTTGCTCTCACGACCCGCTCTTCGCTCCGAAACAGGAGTTGATTCGAAATGGCGCTAG
- the rpmC gene encoding 50S ribosomal protein L29, with protein sequence MAILHTQEIRDMTPAEREAELEDIRTELLNAKAVKAAGGAPENPGRIGELRRTVARIKTIQREEGDLEDES encoded by the coding sequence ATGGCGATTCTCCACACGCAAGAGATTCGCGACATGACCCCCGCCGAGCGAGAGGCGGAACTCGAGGACATCCGCACTGAGCTGCTGAACGCGAAGGCAGTGAAGGCCGCCGGTGGCGCCCCGGAGAATCCGGGCCGCATCGGCGAGCTTCGCCGCACCGTCGCGCGAATCAAGACGATTCAGCGCGAGGAAGGCGACCTCGAAGACGAGAGCTAA
- a CDS encoding 30S ribosomal protein S3 has product MADELEFIEQGLQRSQIDEFFAEELARAGYGGMELAPTPMGMQIVLKAEKPGMVIGKGGKNIRKITTQLEERFDLEDPQIDVQEVDEPDLNAQIVADRLANALERGWYFRKAGHTTIDRIMEAGALGAEIVLSGKVTGNRGRVEKFNRGYIKHNGEPAEEIVDHGKGVAVMKLGTIGVNVKIIPPNAELPDDFEIQEEADIEDLVVDEEESAEELEELLEGEGDDEEVADADEETETSEASDAAAEELVEEAVEAEEAEVATDEDVEEELDELAAEVEDEEFEDVDSEAEETAEELLEEMEDDESEEGEE; this is encoded by the coding sequence ATGGCCGACGAACTCGAATTCATCGAGCAGGGCCTCCAGCGCTCCCAGATCGACGAGTTCTTCGCCGAGGAACTGGCGCGAGCCGGCTACGGCGGCATGGAACTCGCTCCCACCCCGATGGGCATGCAGATCGTCCTGAAGGCCGAGAAGCCCGGGATGGTCATCGGGAAGGGCGGGAAGAACATCCGGAAGATCACGACCCAGCTCGAGGAGCGATTCGACCTCGAGGACCCGCAGATCGACGTGCAGGAGGTCGACGAACCCGACCTGAACGCACAGATCGTCGCGGACCGCCTCGCGAACGCGCTCGAGCGCGGCTGGTACTTCCGGAAGGCCGGTCACACGACCATCGACCGCATCATGGAAGCCGGCGCACTGGGCGCCGAAATCGTCCTGAGCGGGAAGGTCACCGGCAACCGCGGCCGCGTCGAGAAGTTCAACCGCGGCTACATCAAGCACAACGGCGAACCCGCAGAGGAGATCGTCGACCACGGCAAGGGCGTCGCCGTGATGAAACTCGGCACCATCGGCGTGAACGTGAAGATCATCCCGCCGAACGCCGAACTCCCCGACGACTTCGAGATTCAGGAGGAAGCCGACATCGAGGACCTCGTCGTGGACGAAGAGGAGTCCGCGGAGGAACTCGAAGAGCTCCTCGAGGGCGAGGGCGACGACGAGGAAGTCGCCGACGCCGACGAGGAGACCGAGACGTCCGAGGCGTCCGACGCGGCCGCCGAGGAACTCGTCGAGGAAGCCGTCGAGGCCGAGGAGGCCGAAGTGGCGACCGACGAGGACGTCGAGGAGGAACTCGACGAACTCGCTGCGGAAGTCGAGGACGAGGAGTTCGAGGACGTCGACTCGGAAGCCGAGGAGACCGCCGAGGAACTCCTCGAAGAGATGGAAGACGACGAATCCGAGGAGGGTGAGGAGTAA